A single window of Kitasatospora sp. HUAS MG31 DNA harbors:
- a CDS encoding alpha-galactosidase, protein MPSPVVFDPAHSLAVLRTPHSVYAIRIGSDGSPRHLYWGPVLDTGDLADLPGAASPADSSFEADAAPDELAPQTGARFGPAGLQVRFADGTRGAQWHFTGHTATDGELRLTLTDRRYPLAVDLCYRVRPGSDVIERWTELAHTGGPEDGPITVDRLDSASWTAPHLPDYRLSHLVGGWNSEFQLYRDRLPVAETTLTSRRGLTSHHASPWLALDDGTATEDHGEVWSTALAWSGSWRITLHRDPVGRTTWTGGFGHEGLSRTLQPGETLHTPVFAGLHTTGGFGAASRAWHAHVRDTVLPEPDRDRPVLYNSWEATGFDVDQPGQFRLADLAARLGVELFVLDDGWFGTRTSDRAGLGDWTPRPEAFPHGLKPLADHVHGLGMAFGLWVEPEMVNADSDLYRAHPDWVVHTPTRDATELRNQLMLNFARPEVEAWAHRTLDRLVRENDVDWLKWDANRVVTEAGWPGHPDPDRLWIDHTRAVHRIMDRLRNDHPGLRIEACAGGGGRVDLGILARTDQAWTSDNTDPVDRIAIQHGFSQFLPAQTMAAWVTDSPNVTTGRTTPLRFRFHVAMAGALGLGGNLTEWSDQDLGEAADLVARYKQIRPLVQHGHQHRLTGPDGTTAVHYAAQDGSEHALLAWRPTTRFGHPAPALPLPALDPTARYLDLDRGTTHSGAVLTRQGIDLDLPAGDHASRLIRLRRTD, encoded by the coding sequence ATGCCCTCGCCCGTCGTCTTCGATCCCGCGCACTCGCTCGCCGTCCTGCGGACGCCGCACAGCGTCTACGCGATCCGGATCGGCTCCGACGGCAGTCCCCGCCACCTGTACTGGGGGCCCGTCCTCGACACCGGCGACCTCGCGGACCTGCCCGGGGCGGCGTCGCCCGCGGACAGCAGCTTCGAGGCCGACGCCGCCCCGGACGAGCTCGCCCCGCAGACCGGTGCCCGGTTCGGACCGGCCGGCCTCCAGGTCCGCTTCGCCGACGGCACCCGCGGCGCCCAGTGGCACTTCACCGGCCACACCGCCACCGACGGCGAGCTGCGACTCACCCTGACCGACCGCCGCTACCCGCTGGCCGTCGACCTCTGCTACCGCGTCCGGCCCGGCAGCGACGTCATCGAACGCTGGACGGAACTCGCCCACACCGGCGGCCCCGAGGACGGGCCGATCACCGTGGACCGCCTCGACTCCGCCTCCTGGACCGCCCCCCACCTGCCCGACTACCGGCTCAGCCACCTCGTGGGCGGCTGGAACAGCGAATTCCAGCTGTACCGCGACCGCCTCCCGGTCGCCGAGACCACCCTCACCAGCCGCCGCGGCCTCACCAGCCACCACGCCAGCCCCTGGCTCGCCCTCGACGACGGCACCGCCACCGAGGACCACGGCGAGGTCTGGAGCACCGCGCTGGCCTGGAGCGGCAGCTGGCGCATCACCCTGCACCGCGACCCGGTCGGCCGGACCACCTGGACCGGCGGCTTCGGCCACGAGGGACTGAGCCGGACCCTCCAACCGGGCGAAACCCTCCACACCCCCGTCTTCGCCGGCCTCCACACCACCGGCGGCTTCGGCGCCGCCAGCCGGGCCTGGCACGCCCACGTCCGCGACACCGTCCTGCCCGAGCCCGACCGGGACCGGCCCGTGCTCTACAACTCCTGGGAAGCCACCGGCTTCGACGTCGACCAGCCCGGCCAGTTCCGCCTCGCCGACCTCGCCGCCCGCCTCGGCGTCGAACTCTTCGTCCTCGACGACGGCTGGTTCGGCACCCGCACCAGCGACCGGGCCGGCCTCGGCGACTGGACCCCCCGCCCCGAAGCCTTCCCCCACGGACTCAAGCCGCTCGCCGACCACGTCCACGGTCTCGGCATGGCCTTCGGCCTGTGGGTGGAGCCGGAGATGGTCAACGCCGACAGCGACCTGTACCGCGCCCACCCCGACTGGGTCGTCCACACCCCGACCCGGGATGCCACCGAGCTGCGCAACCAGCTGATGCTGAACTTCGCCCGGCCCGAGGTCGAGGCCTGGGCGCACCGGACCCTGGACCGGCTGGTCCGCGAGAACGACGTCGACTGGCTGAAGTGGGACGCCAACCGGGTCGTCACCGAGGCCGGCTGGCCCGGCCACCCGGACCCCGACCGGCTGTGGATCGACCACACCCGCGCCGTCCACCGGATCATGGACCGGCTCCGCAACGACCACCCCGGCCTGCGCATCGAGGCCTGCGCCGGCGGCGGCGGCCGCGTCGACCTCGGCATCCTCGCCCGCACCGACCAGGCCTGGACCTCCGACAACACCGACCCCGTCGACCGCATCGCCATCCAGCACGGCTTCAGCCAGTTCCTCCCCGCCCAGACCATGGCCGCCTGGGTCACCGACAGCCCCAACGTCACCACCGGCCGCACCACCCCGCTGCGCTTCCGCTTCCACGTCGCCATGGCCGGAGCCCTCGGCCTCGGCGGCAACCTCACCGAGTGGTCGGACCAGGACCTCGGCGAGGCCGCCGACCTGGTCGCCCGGTACAAGCAGATCCGGCCGCTGGTCCAGCACGGCCACCAGCACCGCCTGACCGGCCCCGACGGCACGACCGCCGTCCACTACGCCGCCCAGGACGGCTCCGAGCACGCCCTCCTCGCCTGGCGCCCCACCACCCGCTTCGGCCACCCGGCCCCCGCCCTCCCCCTGCCGGCCCTGGACCCCACCGCCCGCTACCTCGACCTCGACCGGGGCACCACCCACAGCGGCGCCGTCCTCACCCGGCAGGGCATCGACCTGGACCTGCCCGCCGGCGACCACGCCAGCCGCCTGATCCGGCTGCGCCGGACCGACTGA
- a CDS encoding ABC transporter substrate-binding protein, whose product MSHVVRDASRRRFLAATSMLFVSGVAVTACGPAASGTKITLNQWYHAYGEAGTKEAVKRYAAQYTKAHPHVAVNITWVAEGYETNLTSSLRTASAPDLFEFADFRRRFVVDGHVASLDDVIRDYRVEFSRTSLDVATVNDRIYGIKMVDDIMLLYYRKSALTKARISPPTTFDELVQAAKVLTSNGRKGLFVGKNGIGDAGYLMLWSAGQELARGNRVAFDTPAAAQALAGLRRLQESKSLLQGVDTDWQDPGAFIQGAAAMQWCGLWAMPAIDKHLEDDYGVLPWPAFGTSGVPVTRVGGWYQLVNARSRHLEEAKKYAAWLWLQQTTLQKDFSVSYGFHVPARSSVASTTEQLVKNAAADNTVKLGRRYGRSFPNTWNAGDSAFDNAVAAIAAGADAAGELAKAAASCQNELDRQ is encoded by the coding sequence ATGAGCCACGTCGTCCGAGACGCGAGCCGGCGCAGGTTCCTCGCGGCCACCTCGATGCTCTTCGTGAGCGGCGTGGCGGTCACGGCCTGCGGACCGGCCGCCTCCGGTACCAAGATCACGCTCAACCAGTGGTACCACGCCTACGGCGAGGCGGGCACGAAGGAGGCGGTCAAGCGCTACGCCGCCCAGTACACCAAGGCCCACCCGCACGTGGCCGTCAACATCACCTGGGTGGCGGAAGGGTACGAGACCAACCTCACCTCCTCCCTGCGCACCGCGAGCGCACCCGACCTGTTCGAGTTCGCCGACTTCCGCCGCCGGTTCGTCGTCGACGGACACGTCGCCTCACTCGACGACGTCATCCGGGACTACCGGGTGGAGTTCAGCCGCACCTCGCTCGACGTCGCCACGGTGAACGACCGGATCTACGGCATCAAGATGGTCGACGACATCATGCTGCTGTACTACCGCAAGAGCGCTCTCACCAAGGCCCGGATCAGCCCGCCGACCACCTTCGACGAACTGGTCCAGGCCGCAAAGGTGCTGACGAGCAACGGACGGAAGGGCCTGTTCGTCGGGAAGAACGGCATCGGCGACGCCGGCTACCTCATGCTCTGGTCCGCCGGCCAGGAACTCGCCAGGGGCAACCGGGTCGCCTTCGACACCCCCGCGGCCGCCCAGGCCCTCGCCGGCCTCCGCCGCCTGCAGGAATCCAAGTCGCTGTTGCAGGGCGTCGACACCGACTGGCAGGACCCCGGCGCCTTCATCCAGGGCGCCGCCGCCATGCAGTGGTGCGGCCTGTGGGCGATGCCCGCCATCGACAAGCACCTCGAGGACGACTACGGCGTCCTCCCCTGGCCCGCGTTCGGGACCTCCGGCGTCCCCGTCACCCGCGTCGGCGGCTGGTACCAGCTCGTCAACGCCAGGAGCCGCCACCTGGAGGAGGCCAAGAAGTACGCCGCGTGGCTGTGGCTGCAGCAGACCACCCTCCAGAAGGACTTCTCCGTCAGCTACGGCTTCCACGTCCCCGCCCGCTCCAGCGTGGCCTCCACCACCGAGCAACTCGTGAAGAACGCCGCCGCCGACAACACCGTCAAACTCGGCCGGCGCTACGGCCGGTCCTTCCCCAACACCTGGAACGCCGGCGACAGCGCCTTCGACAACGCCGTCGCCGCCATCGCCGCCGGCGCCGACGCGGCCGGCGAACTGGCGAAGGCCGCGGCCTCCTGCCAGAACGAGCTCGATCGACAGTAG
- a CDS encoding ROK family transcriptional regulator, whose protein sequence is MLPSHPEPLVTAPAETALLSLLLTEGPLSRVDLARRTGLSATAITKAARPLIEDGYLHELPPQRTAPGAGRPVNPLAVTPDRQFFAGVKISDDTVYGVLCDLRATTRATARRPLAARDPEAVSALMADLVEELLDADPLHRARTRHLGIAVSGDVDRAAGRVRYSTRPDWQDVPLAEAAARATGLAVTVENDVKALTAAEHWFGEGTGTEDFALVCIGAGIGAGLVVNGRLLPGAYGVAGEVGHISVDPAGPRCACGSTGCVESIASTSAILDTVRRTTGRPDLDFPAVVELARSGDPAARDAFARAGRAIGTGIAALVNLFGPERVAVTGEGLDTYDLFGAHIQVAYTADAFRSAGRCRLTLRPLAWDDWARGAAVVGIQTLFG, encoded by the coding sequence GTGCTGCCGAGCCACCCGGAACCGCTGGTCACCGCCCCCGCCGAAACCGCCCTCCTCTCCCTGCTGCTGACCGAGGGCCCGCTCAGCCGGGTCGACCTGGCCCGCCGCACCGGCCTGTCGGCGACGGCGATCACCAAGGCCGCCCGCCCGCTGATCGAGGACGGCTACCTCCACGAACTCCCGCCGCAGCGCACCGCCCCCGGCGCCGGACGCCCGGTCAACCCGCTGGCGGTCACACCCGACCGGCAGTTCTTCGCCGGGGTGAAGATCAGCGACGACACCGTGTACGGCGTCCTCTGCGACCTCCGCGCCACGACCCGCGCCACCGCCAGGCGCCCGCTCGCCGCCCGCGACCCCGAGGCCGTCAGCGCCCTGATGGCCGACCTGGTCGAGGAACTGCTCGACGCGGACCCCCTCCACCGCGCCCGGACCCGGCACCTGGGCATCGCCGTCTCCGGTGACGTGGACCGCGCCGCCGGCCGGGTCCGCTACTCCACCCGGCCCGACTGGCAGGACGTCCCGCTGGCCGAGGCCGCCGCGAGGGCCACCGGACTCGCGGTCACCGTGGAGAACGACGTCAAGGCCCTCACCGCCGCCGAGCACTGGTTCGGCGAGGGCACCGGCACCGAGGACTTCGCCCTGGTCTGCATCGGCGCGGGCATCGGCGCCGGACTGGTCGTCAACGGCCGCCTGCTGCCCGGGGCGTACGGCGTGGCCGGGGAGGTGGGCCACATCTCCGTCGACCCCGCAGGACCGCGCTGCGCCTGCGGCTCGACCGGCTGCGTGGAGAGCATCGCCTCGACCAGCGCGATCCTCGACACCGTCCGCCGGACCACCGGCCGACCCGACCTCGACTTCCCCGCGGTCGTCGAACTGGCCCGCTCCGGCGACCCCGCCGCCCGCGACGCCTTCGCCCGCGCCGGACGGGCCATCGGCACCGGCATCGCGGCGCTGGTCAACCTGTTCGGCCCCGAGCGCGTGGCGGTCACCGGCGAGGGCCTGGACACCTACGACCTGTTCGGCGCCCACATCCAGGTCGCCTACACCGCCGACGCCTTCCGCAGCGCGGGCCGTTGCCGCCTGACCCTGCGCCCGCTCGCCTGGGACGACTGGGCCCGCGGCGCAGCCGTCGTGGGCATCCAGACCCTCTTCGGCTGA
- a CDS encoding MFS transporter: protein MTSTASPASAELAGLAADPGTQRRVLTVLVVSQVLSGAGLAAGITVGALLAQEMLGTTGLAGLPSALFTAGSALAAIAVSRVSQAHGRRRGLALGYGAGAVGSAGVIAAAVADSPALLFAALFVYGAGSATNLQARYAGADLAPATHRARAVSTVLVATTLGGVVGPNLAAPTGRLAHALGIPHLAGPFILAGVAYAAAAVVLAVRLRPDPLLLARALAETAPAADPGQGDAGRQEAAPRARGGVLLGATVMVLTQLVMVAVMTMTPVHMQDMGHGTAASGLVIAIHVGAMYLPSPVTGRLVDRYGRLAVACASGVVLLAAGLLAAVAPGDSVALLALALALLGVGWNLGLVSGTAIITDAAPLATRAKTQGMVDVAIAVSGAAGGLASGAVVDLAGYPVLALAGGLLALAVLPAVAATARTR from the coding sequence GTGACGAGTACCGCCTCCCCCGCCTCCGCCGAGCTCGCCGGGCTCGCCGCCGACCCCGGGACGCAGCGCCGCGTCCTGACCGTCCTGGTGGTCTCGCAGGTGCTCAGCGGCGCCGGTCTCGCCGCCGGCATCACCGTCGGCGCCCTGCTCGCCCAGGAGATGCTCGGCACCACCGGGCTGGCCGGCCTGCCCAGCGCCCTGTTCACGGCGGGCAGCGCGCTGGCGGCGATCGCCGTCAGCCGCGTCTCCCAGGCGCACGGCCGCCGTCGGGGTCTCGCCCTCGGGTACGGGGCCGGCGCGGTCGGTAGCGCGGGCGTCATCGCCGCCGCGGTCGCCGACAGTCCGGCCCTGCTGTTCGCCGCGCTGTTCGTGTACGGCGCCGGCAGCGCCACCAACCTCCAGGCCCGGTACGCCGGTGCCGACCTCGCACCGGCCACCCACCGCGCCCGCGCGGTGTCCACCGTCCTGGTCGCCACCACCCTCGGCGGTGTGGTCGGTCCCAACCTCGCCGCCCCGACCGGCCGGCTCGCCCACGCGCTCGGCATACCCCACCTCGCCGGGCCGTTCATCCTGGCCGGCGTCGCCTACGCGGCGGCGGCCGTGGTGCTGGCGGTCCGGCTGCGCCCGGACCCGCTGTTGCTGGCCCGGGCACTCGCCGAGACGGCCCCCGCGGCGGACCCGGGCCAGGGGGACGCCGGACGGCAGGAGGCCGCACCGCGGGCCCGCGGCGGCGTGCTGCTCGGCGCGACGGTGATGGTTCTGACGCAGCTGGTCATGGTCGCGGTGATGACGATGACGCCGGTCCACATGCAGGACATGGGCCACGGCACGGCGGCCTCGGGGCTGGTGATCGCGATCCACGTCGGTGCGATGTACCTGCCCTCGCCGGTGACCGGCCGTCTGGTCGACCGGTACGGGCGCCTGGCCGTCGCCTGCGCCTCGGGCGTCGTGCTGCTGGCCGCGGGCCTGCTCGCGGCGGTCGCCCCCGGGGACTCGGTCGCCCTGCTCGCACTGGCCCTGGCCCTGCTGGGCGTCGGCTGGAACCTCGGCCTGGTCTCCGGTACCGCGATCATCACCGACGCCGCTCCCCTGGCCACCCGCGCGAAGACCCAGGGCATGGTGGACGTGGCCATCGCCGTCTCCGGCGCCGCCGGCGGCCTGGCCTCCGGCGCGGTGGTCGACCTCGCCGGCTACCCCGTCCTCGCCCTGGCCGGCGGCCTGCTCGCGCTGGCCGTCCTGCCGGCCGTCGCCGCCACCGCCCGCACCCGCTGA
- a CDS encoding winged helix-turn-helix transcriptional regulator, whose protein sequence is MTRSQAVNPNVCGVTAVIAVIDGKWKTSLLWLLEAGPHRPAELRRRLPGLSEKVLTQALREMESDGLVHREVHDVLPLKTVYSLTDFGRRLSDALGPISDLGHERLDRMTAEQAGQVEPSAS, encoded by the coding sequence ATGACGCGCAGTCAGGCCGTGAACCCGAACGTGTGCGGGGTGACCGCCGTGATCGCCGTGATCGACGGCAAGTGGAAGACGTCCCTGCTCTGGCTCCTGGAGGCCGGCCCGCACCGCCCCGCCGAACTCCGCCGACGGCTGCCCGGCCTCAGTGAGAAGGTCCTCACCCAGGCCCTGCGCGAGATGGAGTCCGACGGCCTGGTGCACCGCGAGGTGCACGACGTCCTTCCGCTGAAGACGGTCTACTCCCTGACCGACTTCGGACGCCGGCTCTCCGACGCCCTCGGCCCGATCTCCGACCTGGGCCACGAGCGCCTCGACCGCATGACGGCCGAGCAGGCCGGACAGGTCGAACCGTCGGCCTCCTGA
- a CDS encoding NAD(P)-dependent oxidoreductase, whose protein sequence is MSTNHTRPTVTVLGLGPMGRALAGAFVDAGVRTTVWNRTPGRDAALVARGALSAATAEEAVAASELTVVCVVNYDASDAVLRRAEVAAALKGRAVVNLTADSPDRARSTAAWAAEHGVAYLDGAIMTPAPSIGTPEAVFIHSGPADLYERYAPVLALLGGTHTHLGEEIGRAAGFDIALLDIFWTAMAGYVHALALAKAEGISGRELAPFAQGIGAILPPLFAEFAEDFDSGSYSGAINPLTSGVSTMAHVVHTAESHGIESGVMRAAEGLVRRTIALGHGEDGVSRLAEVLGRRH, encoded by the coding sequence ATGTCCACCAACCACACCCGGCCCACCGTCACCGTGCTCGGCCTCGGGCCGATGGGACGTGCCCTGGCCGGCGCCTTCGTGGACGCCGGCGTCCGCACCACGGTCTGGAACCGCACCCCGGGCCGGGACGCCGCTCTGGTCGCCCGGGGCGCGCTGAGCGCGGCCACGGCAGAGGAGGCCGTGGCGGCGAGCGAGCTGACCGTCGTCTGCGTGGTGAACTACGACGCCTCGGACGCCGTGCTGCGCCGTGCGGAGGTCGCGGCCGCGCTCAAGGGCCGGGCGGTGGTCAACCTGACCGCCGACTCGCCGGACCGGGCCCGGTCCACGGCCGCCTGGGCGGCGGAGCACGGCGTCGCGTACCTGGACGGCGCCATCATGACGCCGGCCCCGAGCATCGGCACGCCGGAGGCGGTCTTCATCCACAGCGGGCCGGCCGACCTCTACGAGCGGTACGCGCCGGTGCTGGCGCTGCTCGGCGGTACCCACACCCACCTCGGCGAGGAGATCGGCCGGGCGGCCGGCTTCGACATCGCGCTGCTGGACATCTTCTGGACGGCGATGGCCGGGTACGTGCACGCGCTGGCGCTGGCCAAGGCCGAGGGCATCAGCGGGCGGGAGCTGGCGCCGTTCGCCCAGGGGATCGGCGCGATCCTGCCCCCGCTGTTCGCGGAGTTCGCCGAGGACTTCGACAGCGGCAGCTACTCAGGCGCGATCAACCCGCTCACCTCGGGGGTCTCCACCATGGCCCACGTCGTGCACACCGCCGAGTCGCACGGCATCGAGTCCGGGGTCATGCGCGCGGCCGAGGGTCTGGTCCGCCGGACCATCGCCCTCGGCCACGGCGAGGACGGGGTGAGCCGCCTCGCCGAGGTGCTGGGCCGCCGACACTGA
- a CDS encoding S-methyl-5'-thioadenosine phosphorylase, which yields MTGDQRTPHAELGVIGGSGLYALLDGMTEVRVDTPYGPPSDTLFIGEAAGRRVAFLPRHGRGHGLPPHRINYRANLWALHSLGVRQVLGPCAVGGLRPAYGPGTLLVPDQFVDRTSGREQTFYDGRPLPDGTLPGVVHVSMADPYCPAGRRAVLEAARGSGWEPVDGGTLVVIEGPRFSTRAESRWFTANGWSAVGMTGHPEAVLARELGLCYTSVNLVTDLDAGVETGEGVTHAEVLAVFGRNVDRLRGVLFAALDRLPRRRDCPCARALDGFTPGLPGVPEP from the coding sequence ATGACGGGCGATCAGCGGACGCCGCACGCCGAACTCGGCGTCATCGGCGGCTCGGGACTGTACGCACTGCTGGACGGCATGACCGAGGTACGGGTGGACACCCCGTACGGTCCGCCGAGCGACACGCTGTTCATCGGCGAGGCGGCCGGACGGCGGGTGGCCTTCCTGCCCCGGCACGGGCGCGGCCACGGCCTCCCGCCGCACCGGATCAACTACCGGGCCAACCTGTGGGCGCTGCACTCCCTGGGCGTCCGGCAGGTGCTCGGGCCGTGCGCGGTCGGCGGGCTGCGCCCCGCGTACGGGCCCGGCACACTGCTGGTGCCGGACCAGTTCGTGGACCGCACCTCCGGCCGGGAGCAGACCTTCTACGACGGTCGCCCGCTGCCGGACGGCACCCTGCCCGGGGTGGTGCACGTGTCCATGGCCGACCCGTACTGCCCCGCCGGGCGGCGGGCCGTGCTGGAGGCCGCGCGCGGGTCCGGATGGGAGCCGGTGGACGGCGGCACCCTGGTGGTGATCGAGGGCCCCCGCTTCTCCACCCGCGCCGAGTCCCGCTGGTTCACCGCCAACGGCTGGTCGGCGGTCGGCATGACCGGCCACCCCGAAGCCGTCCTCGCCCGTGAACTCGGCCTCTGCTACACCTCCGTCAACCTGGTCACCGACCTCGACGCGGGCGTGGAGACCGGTGAGGGCGTCACCCACGCCGAGGTCCTCGCGGTCTTCGGCCGCAACGTCGACCGCCTGCGCGGCGTGCTGTTCGCCGCCCTCGACCGGCTCCCCCGGCGCCGCGACTGCCCCTGCGCGCGGGCCCTGGACGGCTTCACCCCCGGCCTGCCCGGCGTCCCCGAGCCGTGA
- a CDS encoding SUKH-4 family immunity protein — MTESTSESELLAAARKPTTAWLESLFGEGAVWRPAESELPERLTDAGARAFLTTVGLPAARLSFAGWDSADLPEEGMWEEDPDELFGNRYPDDDSEPERYAYSIGTRNGQHLMLCGESGGLDVYDPDGWDHAEGYGGHAAGSLASMVGALGLLARFENRLTGDGAESDAARAEFTALLTELGHDPESAFWEPLLTDLADEYGTLD, encoded by the coding sequence GTGACCGAGTCGACGTCCGAGAGCGAACTGCTGGCGGCCGCAAGGAAGCCGACCACGGCGTGGCTGGAGTCCTTGTTCGGCGAGGGGGCGGTCTGGCGGCCTGCCGAGTCGGAGCTGCCGGAGCGGCTGACCGACGCGGGGGCGCGTGCCTTCCTCACCACGGTCGGGCTGCCGGCGGCGCGGCTGAGCTTCGCCGGCTGGGACTCGGCCGACCTGCCCGAGGAGGGCATGTGGGAGGAGGACCCCGACGAGCTGTTCGGCAACCGCTACCCGGACGACGACTCCGAGCCGGAGCGTTACGCGTACAGCATCGGCACGCGCAACGGGCAGCACCTGATGCTCTGCGGCGAGAGCGGCGGGCTGGACGTCTACGACCCGGACGGCTGGGACCACGCAGAGGGTTACGGCGGCCACGCCGCCGGCAGCCTGGCGTCCATGGTCGGCGCGCTCGGCCTGCTGGCCCGGTTCGAGAACCGTCTCACCGGCGACGGGGCCGAATCCGACGCGGCCCGCGCCGAGTTCACCGCCCTGCTCACCGAGCTCGGCCACGACCCGGAGTCCGCGTTCTGGGAGCCCCTCCTGACCGACCTGGCGGACGAGTACGGCACCCTGGACTGA
- a CDS encoding DUF4231 domain-containing protein, translating to MPVETAGHLLERIRQGAGYARGKKKRLRLASSALKVLTLGLSAASTIILGLQDLDFWAGVAFSLVALVTLLGAVESFFNWRSRWVLMEETQYRFRRLADELEYLIASTPAADLTHDRLRPLFDEYQRVWAHLSEGWLQERRAFPSPSGHH from the coding sequence ATGCCGGTGGAGACCGCCGGTCACCTCCTGGAGCGGATCCGGCAGGGCGCCGGGTACGCCCGCGGGAAGAAGAAGCGTCTCCGCCTGGCCTCCTCGGCGTTGAAGGTCCTCACGCTCGGGCTCTCCGCCGCCTCGACGATCATCCTCGGCCTGCAGGACCTGGACTTCTGGGCCGGCGTCGCCTTCTCCCTGGTGGCCCTGGTCACCCTGCTGGGAGCCGTGGAGTCGTTCTTCAACTGGAGATCGCGCTGGGTGCTGATGGAGGAGACGCAGTACCGCTTCCGGCGCCTCGCCGACGAGCTGGAGTACCTCATCGCCTCCACGCCCGCCGCCGACCTCACCCACGATCGGCTCCGGCCCCTCTTCGACGAATACCAGCGCGTCTGGGCCCACCTGAGCGAGGGTTGGCTCCAGGAACGCCGCGCGTTCCCCTCCCCCTCCGGCCACCACTGA
- a CDS encoding nuclear transport factor 2 family protein encodes MTVADPRTVVTAYVTAVAEGDLDTVAASFAEDATWEYPGDLPISRVWSGRTAILEDFLGSAGALFAPDGRPRITVTNVIADGEQVVAEWTSRGSSRHGHPYDNRCLGVFTVRDGRITAVREYTDTQHAARTLFADE; translated from the coding sequence ATGACCGTCGCCGATCCGCGGACCGTCGTCACCGCCTACGTCACCGCCGTCGCCGAGGGCGACCTGGACACCGTCGCCGCCAGCTTCGCGGAGGACGCGACCTGGGAGTACCCGGGCGACCTCCCGATCAGCCGGGTGTGGAGCGGCCGGACGGCCATCCTCGAGGACTTCCTCGGCTCGGCCGGCGCCCTCTTCGCCCCCGACGGCAGGCCCCGGATCACCGTCACCAACGTGATCGCCGACGGCGAGCAGGTGGTCGCCGAGTGGACCTCCCGGGGCAGCAGCCGGCACGGCCACCCGTACGACAACCGCTGCCTGGGCGTCTTCACCGTGCGGGACGGCCGGATCACCGCGGTCCGCGAGTACACCGACACCCAGCACGCGGCCCGCACCCTCTTCGCCGACGAGTAG
- a CDS encoding TMEM175 family protein, with amino-acid sequence MQARKLRAFEARSADRLIFFSDAVVAIAITLLALELPVPEGPGVAEFRSSVADDLDHYLAFLISFVVIAAGWNRHNGVFRFTERVDARLRTLNACWLMAIVLNPFATKLLTTEGDDVDTMPVRFGFYALLQVLGSAAVLAMERHMTTHRLRAADLPPGAQPAATSAVLGMMLGFGLSIPLFFVTPYAWILWIVLPVAAGRLAARNRPSPASEDS; translated from the coding sequence GTGCAGGCGAGGAAGCTCCGGGCGTTCGAGGCCCGGTCGGCGGACCGGTTGATCTTCTTCTCCGATGCCGTGGTGGCCATCGCCATCACCCTGCTGGCGCTGGAGCTGCCGGTCCCCGAGGGGCCGGGCGTGGCCGAGTTCCGCTCCTCGGTGGCGGACGACCTGGACCACTACCTGGCGTTCCTGATCAGTTTCGTGGTCATCGCGGCGGGCTGGAACCGGCACAACGGCGTGTTCCGGTTCACCGAGCGGGTGGACGCCCGGCTGCGCACCCTCAACGCCTGCTGGCTGATGGCGATCGTGCTCAACCCGTTCGCCACCAAGCTGCTCACCACCGAGGGCGACGACGTGGACACCATGCCGGTGCGGTTCGGGTTCTACGCCCTGCTGCAGGTGCTGGGCAGCGCGGCGGTGCTGGCGATGGAACGGCACATGACCACCCACCGCCTGCGCGCCGCCGACCTGCCGCCCGGCGCGCAGCCCGCGGCCACCTCGGCCGTCCTCGGGATGATGCTCGGCTTCGGCCTGTCGATCCCGCTGTTCTTCGTCACCCCGTACGCCTGGATCCTGTGGATCGTGCTGCCCGTCGCCGCCGGACGCCTGGCCGCCCGCAACCGGCCGTCACCGGCGTCCGAGGACTCGTAG